In Panacibacter ginsenosidivorans, the following proteins share a genomic window:
- a CDS encoding M1 family metallopeptidase, translated as MKKCCFLIGLFAVQLLNAQDVVVKASKDNSWKKIYRAEASKINDLVNTKLDVRFDYANAWMYGKEWLTLKPHFYPTDSLSLDAQGMKINEVAIITGTKKLPLKYAYDNKILKITLNKTYKGGENYTIYIDYISKPNEVKVEGSLAINDAKGLYFINPKGEEKNKPTQIWTQGETESNSVWMPTIDKPNQKSTEEISMTVPAKYVTLSNGLLISQRKNTDGTRTDTWKMDLPHAPYLFFMGVGDYAVIKDSYKGKEVSYYVEKEYAPVARKIFGNTPEMIKFYSEKLGIEFPWAKYSQIVGRDYVSGAMENTTATLHQESAYQDARQLLDGNSWEDVVSHELFHQWFGDLVTTESWSNITVNESFADFSETLWEEYKYGKDAGDEHNFSAMQDYLLSGSENKDLVRFYYRDKEDMFDDVSYQKGGRVLNMLRSYVGEDAFFKSLNKYLTDNKFKTGEAQQLRLAFESVTGQDLNWFWNQWYYSSGHPILKIDYSYDDAAGQAMVIMQQLQKGDKIFKLPIAIDIYNGADKKSYNVWMNNKTDTFSFSYTTRPDLINVDANKIILCQKTDNKTADNYLAQIKYAPLYLDRREALEYFAKNNMQEITLGLKDKFAGLRSYTLDLIGEDSALLSNESTIETIEMMAKTDSDRKTKAKALEVLATTGNAKYKPLFAQYINDSSYSIAGAALMGLNNLDGANALALAKKMAPDAKGKLDDAIAAVIMQNGTEADFDFLEDRYVNLPLSETKVSATLAFCDYLTKLSDTAKIKSGIDKVVAFRNEIPEAYRAFIDPAIKNALQNVAAAKGPEIGNYISNALK; from the coding sequence ATGAAGAAATGCTGTTTTTTGATTGGACTATTTGCTGTACAGTTACTCAATGCACAGGATGTGGTTGTAAAAGCTAGTAAAGATAACTCCTGGAAAAAAATATACAGGGCTGAAGCTTCAAAGATTAATGATCTCGTTAATACAAAACTGGATGTGCGTTTTGATTATGCCAATGCGTGGATGTATGGAAAAGAATGGTTAACACTAAAACCACATTTTTATCCTACAGATTCTTTATCGCTGGATGCACAGGGAATGAAAATAAATGAAGTTGCGATTATCACCGGTACAAAAAAATTACCACTTAAGTATGCATATGATAATAAGATTTTAAAGATCACACTTAATAAGACGTATAAAGGCGGTGAAAATTATACTATCTATATTGATTATATATCTAAACCCAATGAAGTAAAAGTTGAAGGCAGCTTAGCAATTAATGATGCAAAGGGATTATATTTTATTAATCCAAAAGGTGAAGAGAAAAATAAACCCACACAAATATGGACGCAGGGGGAAACAGAAAGCAACAGTGTATGGATGCCAACCATTGATAAACCCAATCAAAAAAGCACTGAAGAAATAAGCATGACGGTGCCTGCAAAATATGTTACACTTTCCAATGGCTTATTAATAAGCCAAAGGAAAAATACAGATGGCACAAGAACCGATACATGGAAAATGGATCTGCCCCATGCTCCTTATCTTTTCTTTATGGGCGTGGGTGATTACGCAGTTATTAAAGACAGTTACAAAGGCAAAGAAGTAAGCTACTATGTAGAGAAAGAATATGCGCCTGTTGCACGAAAAATATTTGGCAATACACCCGAGATGATCAAATTCTATTCAGAAAAACTGGGTATAGAATTTCCCTGGGCAAAATATTCGCAGATAGTAGGCAGAGATTATGTAAGCGGTGCCATGGAAAATACTACTGCTACATTACATCAGGAAAGCGCTTATCAGGATGCAAGACAATTATTAGATGGCAACTCATGGGAAGACGTTGTGTCGCATGAATTATTTCACCAGTGGTTCGGAGATCTTGTTACCACTGAAAGTTGGAGCAACATCACCGTAAATGAAAGTTTTGCAGATTTTAGTGAAACACTTTGGGAGGAATATAAATATGGCAAAGATGCGGGTGATGAACACAATTTTTCTGCCATGCAGGACTACCTTTTAAGTGGGAGCGAAAACAAAGATCTCGTTAGGTTCTACTACAGGGATAAAGAAGATATGTTTGATGATGTAAGTTATCAAAAAGGAGGACGTGTATTAAATATGCTGCGCAGCTATGTTGGAGAAGATGCATTTTTCAAATCGCTTAATAAATATCTTACTGACAATAAATTTAAGACAGGTGAAGCGCAGCAACTACGTCTTGCATTTGAATCTGTTACTGGCCAGGATCTTAACTGGTTCTGGAATCAGTGGTATTACAGTAGTGGCCATCCTATTTTAAAAATTGATTACAGTTACGATGACGCAGCAGGCCAGGCGATGGTTATAATGCAACAATTGCAGAAAGGCGATAAGATATTTAAACTACCTATTGCTATTGATATATATAACGGTGCTGATAAAAAAAGCTATAATGTATGGATGAATAATAAAACCGATACGTTTTCTTTCAGCTATACAACACGTCCTGATCTTATAAATGTAGACGCCAACAAAATTATTCTCTGCCAAAAGACAGATAATAAAACAGCAGATAATTATTTAGCACAAATAAAATACGCACCACTTTATCTCGACAGAAGGGAAGCACTTGAATATTTTGCAAAGAATAACATGCAGGAAATTACACTTGGCTTAAAAGATAAATTTGCAGGGCTACGTTCTTACACGCTTGATCTTATTGGTGAAGATTCTGCATTACTTTCAAATGAAAGTACTATTGAAACCATTGAGATGATGGCTAAAACAGACAGCGACAGAAAAACAAAAGCAAAAGCTCTGGAAGTACTGGCTACTACCGGGAATGCAAAATACAAACCACTGTTTGCGCAGTATATTAATGATTCATCTTACAGTATAGCAGGCGCTGCACTTATGGGCTTAAATAATCTTGATGGCGCAAATGCGCTGGCGCTTGCAAAGAAAATGGCGCCTGATGCAAAAGGAAAACTTGATGACGCTATTGCTGCTGTTATCATGCAAAACGGCACAGAAGCTGATTTCGATTTTCTTGAAGACCGCTATGTTAATCTGCCCCTGAGTGAAACAAAAGTTTCGGCAACGCTTGCATTCTGCGATTATCTTACAAAGCTTTCCGACACTGCAAAAATAAAATCAGGTATCGATAAAGTAGTCGCTTTTAGAAATGAAATACCAGAAGCGTACCGGGCATTTATAGATCCTGCTATAAAAAATGCCCTTCAAAATGTAGCTGCTGCAAAGGGGCCCGAAATTGGAAACTACATCAGTAATGCTTTAAAATAA
- a CDS encoding NAD-dependent epimerase/dehydratase family protein, translated as MTKTAVVCGAGGFIGGHIVNRLKNEGYWVRGVDLKENEYGNMQADEFIIGDLCNAAVAEKATAGMHEIYQLAADMGGAGYIFTGDNDAAVMHNSALCNLNVLHGAYLAGAKKIFYSSSACIYPEYNQLDPDNPNCTEDSAYPAAPDSEYGWEKLFSERLYLSYSRNYNMQVRIARFHNIFGPQGTWKGGKEKAPAAMCRKVCEADNNSYIEVWGDGKQTRSFLYIDECIEAVRRLMESDFTGPVNIGSEEMISINDFAKMVIDISGKNISIKNIKGPTGVRGRKSDNKMIKEKLGWQPSMPLRKGMEKTYAWIKEQSSIYQRPAVNV; from the coding sequence ATGACTAAAACAGCAGTTGTTTGTGGAGCTGGTGGTTTTATAGGCGGGCACATAGTAAACCGTTTAAAAAACGAAGGATACTGGGTGCGCGGAGTTGATCTCAAAGAAAATGAATATGGCAACATGCAGGCAGACGAATTTATTATTGGCGATCTCTGCAATGCTGCAGTAGCAGAAAAAGCAACAGCAGGCATGCATGAAATTTACCAGCTTGCAGCAGATATGGGTGGTGCCGGCTATATTTTTACGGGTGATAATGATGCTGCGGTAATGCATAATTCTGCACTGTGCAATCTTAATGTATTACATGGCGCTTACCTGGCCGGTGCAAAAAAAATATTCTACTCTTCATCAGCATGCATATATCCTGAGTATAACCAGTTAGACCCTGATAATCCAAATTGCACAGAAGACTCTGCCTATCCCGCAGCGCCGGACAGTGAATATGGCTGGGAAAAATTATTCAGTGAACGTTTATATCTTTCTTACAGCAGGAATTATAATATGCAGGTAAGAATAGCACGTTTCCATAACATATTTGGGCCACAGGGAACATGGAAAGGCGGCAAAGAAAAAGCGCCAGCAGCCATGTGCCGCAAAGTTTGCGAAGCAGACAACAACAGCTATATTGAAGTGTGGGGAGATGGCAAACAAACACGCTCTTTTCTTTATATAGATGAATGTATTGAAGCAGTAAGAAGATTAATGGAATCTGATTTTACCGGGCCGGTTAATATTGGCTCAGAAGAAATGATCTCTATTAATGACTTTGCAAAAATGGTAATTGATATTTCCGGCAAGAACATAAGTATCAAAAATATTAAAGGACCGACGGGTGTAAGAGGCAGAAAGTCAGACAACAAAATGATAAAAGAAAAATTAGGCTGGCAGCCTTCTATGCCGCTAAGAAAAGGAATGGAAAAAACTTATGCATGGATCAAGGAACAGTCAAGCATTTACCAGCGGCCTGCAGTAAATGTATAA
- a CDS encoding tetratricopeptide repeat-containing sensor histidine kinase: MKLKTHQPNTILLIQKHFIVLLFLAGMLFQSHTGFSQTKVIDDLKQVIQKAQSPKEKIQAILDLCDQGYSLHSDTLMAYAERARTIAQEQNDLRDEVWAMYYEAFALTNKGLIDSSLDVANQCLQILSGKSEDQVLQANVLNQKGRCYMRKNQYKEAIDMGYQVIDKAEKARNILLQIKGKTLIGWAYLEIGQTNEALSWHLKALRTTSDTMLLEKYGILFANLALNYRGLGKTDSSLYYISKAINYSRKNENLFALSNSLAIQAQLYTTSGKSQLAEAPLKEVVAIRKLIGDPFYIVSDMAQLGLYYADNKQPDKGIAICNEGIAIARQYKLDTKLFFLFNTLAENYKAQGDTGKYAEVLEQIISLKDSIYKTNSAEALAEMQAKYEVQKKENTIIQQKYDLTKKNYFIYGTAGLLAATLLFGYFYFQNRKKNQRIKLQTMEMEQKKKTIQAVMQAEEDERKRIAGDLHDSVAQKMVVAKLNLEVLGNHLNGLDESRKKIYNNITALLEESTTEVRNLSHSMMPQAFSHSGFTNAVKDLLNKIEAPELKINFSAEGNFTNIKENTTLMIYRIIQECVQNVLKHAGATRLDVAMINENNEIDVTIEDNGVGFNTNDAGLAKNNGIKNIRSRIEYLNGTLDINSNPGKGTMIAFYIPL; encoded by the coding sequence ATGAAATTGAAAACACATCAACCAAACACCATCTTGCTTATTCAAAAACATTTTATAGTCCTTTTATTTCTGGCAGGAATGCTTTTTCAAAGCCATACCGGTTTTTCACAAACAAAGGTTATTGATGACCTAAAACAAGTTATCCAAAAAGCACAGTCTCCAAAAGAAAAAATTCAGGCAATTCTTGATCTGTGTGATCAGGGTTATTCACTGCATTCCGACACACTAATGGCTTATGCAGAAAGGGCCCGAACAATTGCACAGGAACAAAACGATTTGCGTGATGAAGTGTGGGCAATGTATTACGAAGCATTTGCTCTTACAAATAAAGGTCTCATTGATTCTTCCCTGGATGTGGCCAACCAATGTCTTCAAATTTTATCAGGTAAATCAGAAGATCAGGTGTTGCAGGCTAATGTGCTAAATCAAAAAGGCCGATGTTATATGCGAAAGAATCAATACAAGGAAGCAATTGATATGGGTTACCAGGTAATTGATAAAGCGGAAAAAGCCAGGAACATACTATTGCAGATAAAAGGTAAAACGCTTATTGGCTGGGCCTACCTGGAAATAGGGCAAACCAATGAAGCTTTAAGCTGGCATCTGAAAGCATTAAGAACTACCAGCGACACCATGCTTCTGGAAAAATATGGGATTTTATTTGCCAATCTTGCACTAAACTATAGAGGGCTTGGAAAAACAGACTCCAGCCTTTACTATATAAGTAAAGCCATAAACTATTCAAGGAAAAATGAAAACCTTTTTGCCCTGTCTAATTCTCTTGCTATCCAGGCCCAGTTATATACAACATCTGGTAAGAGTCAACTGGCTGAAGCTCCTTTGAAAGAAGTGGTCGCTATCAGAAAACTAATCGGTGATCCATTTTATATTGTTTCTGATATGGCCCAGTTGGGCTTGTATTATGCGGATAATAAACAACCTGATAAAGGAATTGCTATTTGTAATGAAGGCATTGCAATAGCCCGGCAATATAAGCTTGATACAAAGCTCTTTTTTCTATTCAATACACTCGCAGAGAACTACAAGGCCCAGGGCGATACCGGCAAATATGCTGAAGTATTAGAACAGATCATTTCACTAAAGGATTCTATTTACAAAACAAACTCTGCAGAAGCACTTGCAGAAATGCAGGCAAAATATGAAGTGCAGAAAAAAGAAAACACCATTATTCAGCAGAAATATGATCTTACTAAAAAGAATTATTTTATTTATGGCACTGCTGGTTTGCTTGCGGCAACTTTATTATTCGGGTATTTCTATTTTCAAAACCGCAAAAAGAATCAACGCATAAAACTGCAAACAATGGAAATGGAGCAGAAGAAAAAAACCATACAGGCAGTAATGCAGGCAGAAGAGGATGAACGAAAACGCATAGCCGGTGATCTGCATGACAGCGTAGCTCAAAAAATGGTTGTTGCAAAACTTAATCTTGAAGTATTAGGAAATCACTTAAATGGTCTTGATGAATCACGCAAAAAAATTTACAATAACATTACCGCACTCCTGGAAGAATCCACCACTGAAGTAAGAAATCTTAGCCATAGTATGATGCCGCAGGCATTTTCGCATTCAGGTTTTACTAATGCAGTAAAAGATCTGCTTAATAAAATTGAGGCCCCGGAATTAAAAATTAATTTTAGTGCTGAAGGTAATTTTACGAACATTAAAGAAAATACTACATTGATGATCTACCGTATTATACAGGAATGTGTGCAGAATGTTTTAAAACATGCCGGCGCCACTAGGTTGGATGTGGCCATGATCAATGAAAATAATGAGATCGATGTAACCATTGAAGACAATGGTGTTGGCTTTAACACAAATGATGCGGGCTTAGCTAAAAACAATGGCATAAAAAATATTCGCTCAAGAATAGAGTACCTTAACGGAACATTAGATATTAACAGCAATCCGGGTAAAGGAACAATGATAGCTTTTTACATACCGTTATAA
- a CDS encoding response regulator — MLDDHQIVIDGLKLLLQDNTKFNIAAEANTAEDMLVLLGQVKIDVLLTDITIPHGMNGYDLSLTVKRKMPHIKILALSMSEEGATIARMIEDAKIDGYIPKASGQKELLTAIETIVSGGTYFSRPVLQQYEIFKKIRTDNEFLNLTARELQIIECIIKHYSNKKIADELYISERTVETHRKNIYRKTNTKGEASLMQFVKEHKLIN; from the coding sequence ATTCTCGATGATCACCAAATCGTGATCGATGGTTTAAAATTATTACTGCAGGATAATACAAAATTCAATATAGCAGCAGAAGCCAATACAGCAGAAGATATGCTTGTGCTACTTGGCCAGGTAAAGATTGATGTGCTGCTTACAGATATAACTATACCGCATGGAATGAACGGTTATGATCTTTCGCTTACCGTAAAAAGAAAAATGCCGCATATAAAAATCCTCGCTTTATCTATGAGTGAAGAAGGTGCAACAATTGCAAGAATGATTGAAGATGCAAAAATCGATGGTTATATTCCCAAAGCTTCCGGGCAAAAAGAATTATTAACTGCTATTGAAACCATTGTTTCTGGCGGCACTTATTTTTCCAGGCCCGTTTTACAGCAATATGAGATCTTTAAAAAAATAAGGACCGATAATGAATTTCTCAATCTTACTGCAAGAGAGTTGCAGATAATTGAATGTATCATTAAACATTATAGCAACAAAAAAATTGCTGATGAACTATATATCAGCGAACGGACTGTGGAAACACACCGAAAAAATATCTATCGAAAAACCAATACAAAAGGCGAAGCATCATTAATGCAATTCGTAAAAGAACATAAGCTTATTAATTAA
- a CDS encoding pre-peptidase C-terminal domain-containing protein — MKQKFLLMTMAFCALMWSTAKANESEPNNTKAQANTLTLNGSNTGTIGATGDEDWWSVTTTADGKLDVTIAISNGLNMWCQIYDNNGTIVLNSGYTSGTATISKDGLAAGTYYLRVYPYYSGQLPAYSISNTLTVPTQANDAEPNNTKAQAKVLNLNASKTGHIDYYYNNIRDTFDWYKVTTNADGRLRLTMTSANGQNVWAYLYDNDGTTLLGSGYTAGSAVVVNKDGLAAGTYYIRVNTYYNTDWAPYTLADSLFVPTQPNDVEPNNTKALSLTLPLNGSVTGHNNYYYNNVKDTFDWYKVTTNADGRLRLTMTSANGQNVWAYLYDNDGSTVLASGYTSGSAVVVNKDGLSAGTYYVRVNTYYNTEWAPYTLADSLFSPAQTNDVEPNDTKAQAVTLPLNGSKTGHVNYYYNLQKDGQDWYKLTTTEDGMISLTIQSHNGQNVWAYLYDNDGTTQLNAAYTTSSTTIKSDGLSAGTYYIRINTYYTTEFAPYTLSNTLTTYTDANDNEPNNYYAQAKTLPANGTTTGHVNFYYNGLKDAEDRWKINYTGTGALTLNFNQEGHKIDNSTKCTWVQLYKDTTAAPIYNNYFCSTPNVINLSSLTQGYYYVRVFTYYSNEFTAYSLNPVFTQTNVASVTLLNATPVNSCDSLNSIRLQCGGSSAPYKVQLYRFGVLYSTTNINTTSAFTISGLPTGYFTARAYGDGATGNAYSTSTAAILEPIPANLVSANIKSTSAKVGWDGYTGCVLGYKLQYKPQSSATWTTKYLYGTSTNISGLTPATLYQFRVASGDSANGFIALSPYSVVATFTTAASFAAATQSADNVIGKTTLTDNSTLLVYPNPARSSFRIQFNAKTNAQLSATLKDMNGNIVWNKPNTNASALSGTIVDAGKLTGGIYMLQVTDSNGNTIAKKVVVSK; from the coding sequence ATGAAACAGAAATTTCTACTAATGACCATGGCTTTTTGTGCCCTTATGTGGAGCACAGCAAAAGCCAACGAAAGCGAGCCCAATAATACAAAGGCTCAGGCAAACACACTCACTTTAAACGGAAGTAATACGGGCACAATAGGTGCAACCGGCGATGAAGACTGGTGGAGTGTAACTACTACTGCGGATGGCAAATTAGATGTAACGATTGCTATCTCAAATGGTTTGAATATGTGGTGTCAGATCTATGATAACAACGGCACCATTGTACTAAATTCTGGCTACACTTCAGGGACCGCTACAATTTCAAAAGACGGGCTTGCTGCCGGAACTTATTACTTAAGAGTTTATCCTTATTATAGCGGGCAATTGCCTGCTTATAGTATTTCTAACACCTTAACAGTGCCAACCCAGGCAAATGATGCGGAACCAAATAATACAAAAGCTCAGGCAAAGGTTTTAAACTTAAACGCAAGCAAAACGGGTCATATCGATTATTATTACAATAATATAAGAGATACATTCGACTGGTATAAAGTAACAACAAATGCAGATGGCAGGCTTCGTTTAACTATGACATCTGCAAACGGTCAGAATGTATGGGCGTATTTGTATGATAACGATGGCACTACCCTATTAGGAAGTGGTTATACCGCAGGCTCAGCAGTTGTCGTAAACAAGGATGGGCTTGCTGCCGGTACTTATTATATAAGAGTGAACACGTATTATAATACAGATTGGGCGCCATATACATTGGCCGATAGTTTATTTGTACCCACACAACCAAATGATGTGGAACCAAATAACACAAAGGCACTGTCATTAACCCTGCCGCTTAACGGCTCCGTTACAGGACACAACAATTATTATTACAACAATGTAAAAGATACATTTGATTGGTACAAAGTAACTACTAATGCAGACGGAAGACTTCGTTTAACAATGACATCCGCTAACGGGCAAAACGTATGGGCTTATTTATATGACAATGATGGTTCTACTGTTCTGGCAAGTGGCTATACATCCGGCTCTGCAGTTGTTGTAAACAAGGATGGTCTCTCAGCCGGTACTTACTATGTAAGAGTAAATACTTATTACAATACAGAATGGGCACCCTATACACTAGCCGATAGTTTGTTTAGCCCGGCGCAGACAAACGATGTTGAACCAAATGATACAAAAGCACAGGCAGTTACATTACCCTTAAACGGTAGTAAAACAGGGCATGTCAATTATTATTATAACCTGCAGAAAGACGGACAGGATTGGTATAAGCTGACAACTACAGAAGATGGCATGATAAGCTTAACCATTCAATCCCATAATGGACAAAATGTATGGGCCTATCTTTACGACAATGATGGTACCACACAGCTAAACGCTGCATATACAACCAGCAGCACAACTATCAAGTCAGACGGTCTTTCTGCCGGAACTTATTACATAAGAATAAATACCTATTACACTACCGAGTTTGCACCTTATACATTAAGCAATACACTTACTACTTACACCGATGCCAATGATAATGAGCCAAATAATTATTATGCACAGGCTAAAACATTGCCTGCTAACGGTACTACAACAGGTCATGTTAATTTCTATTATAATGGTTTAAAAGATGCTGAAGACAGATGGAAGATAAATTATACAGGTACCGGTGCCTTAACGCTTAATTTTAATCAGGAAGGTCATAAAATTGATAATTCAACAAAATGCACGTGGGTTCAGTTATATAAGGATACAACGGCTGCGCCTATCTATAATAATTACTTCTGTAGCACACCAAACGTGATCAATTTATCAAGTCTTACACAAGGGTATTACTATGTACGAGTATTTACTTATTATTCCAATGAGTTTACCGCGTACAGCCTAAACCCAGTGTTTACCCAAACAAATGTTGCTTCTGTTACATTACTAAATGCAACACCGGTAAATTCGTGCGATTCGCTTAACAGTATAAGGCTGCAATGCGGCGGCAGCAGTGCTCCTTACAAAGTACAGTTGTATAGGTTTGGAGTTCTATACAGCACAACCAACATAAATACCACAAGTGCATTTACTATTAGTGGTTTACCAACAGGCTACTTCACTGCAAGAGCATACGGGGATGGTGCAACCGGTAATGCCTATAGCACCAGTACTGCAGCAATACTGGAACCAATACCGGCAAATCTTGTATCAGCAAACATTAAGAGTACATCGGCAAAAGTTGGATGGGATGGTTATACAGGTTGCGTTCTCGGATATAAACTACAGTATAAGCCACAAAGTTCCGCTACATGGACAACGAAATACCTGTACGGTACGTCCACAAACATTAGCGGACTTACACCTGCAACGCTTTATCAGTTCCGTGTTGCGTCAGGCGACAGTGCCAATGGTTTCATCGCCCTCAGTCCTTATTCTGTTGTTGCAACATTCACTACTGCAGCAAGCTTTGCAGCAGCCACACAATCAGCAGATAATGTTATTGGCAAAACAACATTAACAGATAATTCAACTTTGCTCGTTTATCCGAATCCTGCAAGATCGTCGTTCCGCATACAGTTCAATGCAAAAACAAATGCACAACTGTCTGCAACATTAAAAGACATGAATGGAAATATCGTATGGAATAAACCCAATACCAACGCATCAGCGTTATCAGGAACAATCGTTGATGCAGGAAAATTAACAGGTGGCATTTATATGCTGCAGGTAACAGACTCTAATGGTAATACAATTGCAAAGAAGGTCGTTGTTTCCAAGTAA
- a CDS encoding thiamine-binding protein, whose translation MHNYIINASIQIVPIVQDKHPYEWVDEAIAIIQESGVKHEVGPFATVLEGTYDEVMKVINDVNEYLYSRGCNEWISNVQVQIRSGGNITGDEKTEKFK comes from the coding sequence ATGCATAATTATATTATCAACGCGTCTATACAAATTGTGCCTATTGTGCAGGATAAACACCCTTATGAATGGGTAGATGAAGCAATTGCGATTATTCAGGAATCAGGAGTGAAACATGAAGTTGGACCTTTCGCTACTGTGCTGGAAGGAACTTATGATGAAGTGATGAAAGTGATCAATGATGTAAATGAATATTTATACAGTAGGGGTTGCAACGAATGGATCAGTAATGTGCAGGTACAAATTCGCAGCGGTGGCAATATAACAGGAGATGAAAAAACTGAAAAGTTTAAGTGA
- a CDS encoding YybH family protein produces MKSFLSLLVIITFLATGCNTASENKPAEAIVASAFNLDSVKAAIVSSNQLFADAFVKGDSTLLIDRYAPDACLLPADMHTLCGHQAIATFYRGAYDMGVRNVKLNTTQLYGEGEYVTEEGTYEIFAAENKSMDKGKFLVLWKKTDAGWKMFRDIFNSDNPPPTTPPAK; encoded by the coding sequence ATGAAATCGTTTCTTTCTTTATTAGTAATAATAACTTTTTTGGCTACCGGTTGCAATACAGCTTCCGAAAACAAGCCTGCAGAAGCTATAGTTGCATCTGCTTTCAATCTTGATTCAGTAAAAGCAGCTATTGTTTCCAGTAACCAACTGTTTGCAGATGCTTTCGTAAAAGGAGACTCTACATTATTGATCGATCGTTACGCTCCCGACGCCTGCCTTCTCCCGGCTGATATGCATACATTATGTGGGCACCAGGCAATTGCTACTTTTTACAGAGGCGCTTACGATATGGGTGTAAGAAATGTAAAATTAAATACCACGCAGCTTTACGGGGAAGGTGAGTATGTTACGGAAGAAGGTACTTATGAAATATTCGCTGCTGAAAACAAATCAATGGACAAAGGAAAATTCCTGGTGCTCTGGAAAAAGACAGATGCAGGATGGAAAATGTTCAGAGATATTTTTAACAGTGACAACCCGCCACCAACGACGCCTCCTGCAAAATAA
- a CDS encoding DUF952 domain-containing protein: MNNIIYHITTKKEWQTALANGIYQATSLHTEGFIHCSTAQQVAGVLQRYFVGKTDLVKLTIDTLKLHSQFQYDFSSSVNEAFPHVYGAINLDAVIHVGLL, translated from the coding sequence ATGAACAATATCATTTACCACATCACTACAAAAAAGGAATGGCAAACAGCTTTGGCAAACGGGATTTATCAAGCCACATCATTGCATACAGAAGGCTTTATTCATTGCAGCACAGCACAACAGGTTGCAGGTGTATTACAAAGATATTTTGTAGGTAAAACGGATCTTGTAAAACTTACCATTGATACTTTAAAACTGCATTCACAATTTCAGTACGATTTTTCTTCATCTGTTAACGAAGCGTTTCCCCATGTCTATGGAGCAATAAACCTAGATGCAGTGATACATGTAGGTTTGCTATGA